The segment GGAACGTTTTGAGGGTTTCGAAATTAAAGCTTTTTAGCGCGGCAATATCTCCATTATCAGCATTGATATTGAGGAAAGATGCCATATCATTCTGTGTTCCTTCACCTCGAACTATGTGATATGAAATCGCAGCATTTTCATGTAAGTCTTCATCAGTGGCGCTCACAGAGAATATAGATGCACCAGGAGCGTTATTTTCCACTAAGTACAGCTGAAGGGGGGTTTGGGAGAATTCTGGACTGTTATCGTTCACATCTGATATCTGGACGCTCAGAGTTTTGAATGTGGACAGAGGAGGCTGACCACAGTCAGTGgctgttattgtgatgtcataaccAGACATTAGCTCTCGATCTAAACGCTGTTTGGTCACTAAGGAATACATATTATCTTCATATGACGGTTTTAACTCAAACGGTACATTGTTGGAGATGCTGCACAACACTTTACCATTGATACCAGAGTCTTTATCTGTCACACTAATGAGCGAAATAACTGTGCCTGGTTTTGAATCTTCTGAAACGACATTGGACAGCGATGTCACTTCTACTTCTGGTTGGTTATCATTAACATCAATTATCTTTATAATTGCTCTGCATTCCACAGTTAAGGGAGGTTGTCCTTTGTCTGAAGCCTGTACATCTAGTTTATACACTTCTGTGTCCTCGAAGTCCACCTCACCTTTAACTTTAATTTCTCCTGTTAGGCTATCCAGTTCAAAAATATCGTATACTTTACGCTTTAGGTTTCTGCCTAAAGTGTACTCCAACTCACCGTTTGAACCCTCATCTAGATCAGTGGCATTTACCCTAACAACCACAGTACCAAGTGCGGCATTTTCCTGTAGTCTCACTGAATAGGTGTCTTGACTACAAACAGGACGGTTATCATTCGAATCAAGCACATTAATAGTGACGTTGACAGTCCCTGATCTTGGTGGACGACCTCCATCAACTGCAGTTACAAGTAATCTGTGTTTGGTTTTGAGCTCTCTATCCAAAGCTTTTTTCAAGACTAAGAACGGTATTTTGTCTTCATCGTCTCTAATCTCAATTTCAAAATGATCGTTCTGACTTAATTTATACAAACGGACAGAGTTGAACGCTATATCTGGATCCCGTGCAGCCTGGATTTGGAAGCGCGTCCCTAGCATGGTTTGTTCCGCTATTTCCAAATACTGCTCATTACCAGGGAAAATAGGAGAGTGGTCATTGACGTCGGTGATTTCGACACCTACATAATGAATTTCTAAAGGGTTTtcaacaaccattttcaggtttaTCAAACATGCAATATTGCCATCACAGAGCTCCTCTCTGTCGATTTTCTTATGAACATACAAGACGCCATTGTTCTGATTTACGTGGAAAAGAGCGTCTTTAGATCCAGAAACGATACGAAACCGTCTCTCCACCAAAGTACTGACGTCAAGACCCAAATCCTTAGCAACATTTCCAACAACGGATCCCTCTTTCACCTCCTCTGGAATAGAGTACCTTATCTGTGCTGAAACCTGCTCTCCGAAGCACAGCAGCAGAGAGAAACGCACAGCAACCCACCAGTACTCCCATCTGCGCCTTTGTCTTCCATCTCCCATCGTTAGACAGAAAAGTAAGCACAATCCTCAATGAAAAAACACAATCCTAACGATCAGATGACCAACTCATGATGATCCATAACGAAATGCAATGTTTCAGGACAGAAAAAGAATACAATTATTTTCTGACTATCATAGCACGTCCTGTTGTGACGTCCGCACAGCTCTCTCTGCATTTGGGGACAAAACAACCCAGAGAGGGGCAGGGCCTAATATACTAAAcaccagacagtcagtcaggctCCTTATGTGACACCGACACCATGCGGACCGAACTACTGCTTGCCACGAGTACACACGCTCTAGAATGattgtacattactgtattagcATCAGCAAAAGTACCAGCGCAATATTATAGTTACAGGCGTGGGGTGAGGAAAGGTTGGGGGGGAGTACATGGAGAGGGATTAGGAAAAAATGGATTGGATGACTACATATGTAAAAGACTGACATAGTAAATACCTCGATTGCAAGGAAAAGCAATTAACTTTGTAAATCAGCACCACAAGAGTGGACAGCTACCGCATGAACGAGTTCATTTCTCCATTACGCACAGAAAATCAGTTTGAAGACAGGGGAATTACACTAATGAGTCTTGTTTGGGCCTGGTCTATGACTATCCAACTATTTGAGAGAGGTCATCATAACTCATGCATATATAACCCAAAAATAAACATAAGACATTAAGCACGAATTCAGCACAACCAGGGTCGACAGCAACCGCTTCATCATCAGTCACACATTTCATTACGCACGATAAATTATTAAAAATAACCAGCAATATGCTTTCAAAGTTTAATGCTTAGAAACAGCTCTTACCTCTCCAGAAGCTCTCCTCCTGTGTTCAGGTATCACTAGAGTATTTCCATTGCTGCCCGGGACAATAGTAGAACCTATACTCATTCTGGGTCCAACTAGCATGTACCGATTGTCTCCGGATCTGTACTGGATGCTGTGGCACAGTGTCCCGTCGTTATTCACATCTTGTAAATACTTGGAGGAATAGTCTGTGGTTTTGGAGCACTGCATTACAATCAACACGATGATGCTGATGAGAAAAAGCGTTGAAACTGACCCCAAAGTAatgatcaaataaaatgtaacGCTGTTCTCCTCTTCGTCTTTTACTGAACTTTTAACATCAGAAGCTGCAAAAGCCTCTTTGGGCTCCACAACCTTGATAATCACAGTAGCTGTTGCTGACAGTGAAACGTTCCCATTGTCTTTTACCAGTATGACCAGTTTATGCTCAGCCTCGTCTGTCTCTGTGAATGACCGAAGTGTCCGTATCTGTCCTGTATAGCGGTCCAAAGCGAAGAGACTGTGGTCAGTAACTTCCTGCAGTGAAAATAATAACCAGCCGTTATATCCTATATCGGCGTCATAGGCTCTCACTTTAATCACCAAATGGCCTGCGTTCACATTGCGGGGAATCTCCTCCACACCTTCAGCAGAACCGTTAGCGCTGACTGGATACAAGATCACTGGAGCGTTGTCGTTCTGATCCAGGATGAACACGTTGACTGTGACGTTGCTGCTTAGTGACGGAGTTCCAGAGTCCGTAGCTACAACTTGGAATTGGAAAGTTTTGAGGATTTCGAAGTCAAAGCTTTTGAGCGCGGAGATATGGCCATTATCAGAATTTATATTCAGAAAAGATGCCATATCATTCTGTGTCCCTTCTCCTCTAACTATGTGATATGAAATCGCAGCATTTTCATTCAAGTCTTTATCACAAGCGCTTACAGAGAATATCGATGCACCAGGGGCGTTATTTTCCACTAAGTACAGCTGAAGGGGGTTTTGGGAGAATTCTGGACTGTTATCGTTCACATCTGATATCTGGACGCTCAGAGTTTTGAATGTGGACAGAGGAGGCTGACCACAGTCTGTGgctgttattgtgatgtcataatgggaCACGAGTTCTCTGTCTAAACGTCCCTTTGTGACTATAGAATACACGTTATCCTTATATGAGGGTTTTAATTCAAATGGCACGTTTTCAGTTATACTGGAAATAACTTTTCCGTTAATACCAGAGTCTTGATCTGTCACACTGATGAGAGATATAACAGTTCCAGGTTTAGAATCTTCAGACACTGTATTAGAGAGTGATGTAACCTCTATTTGTGGTCTGTTGTCGTTCACGTCTTGTATCTTTACAATAACTCTGCAATCAGTTGTCATTGGAGGCTGGCCCTTATCAGACGCCTGTACATTTAGACTGTACATCTCATTTTCTTCAAAATCTACCGGGCCTCTCACCTTAATTTCCCCAGTAATGCTATCCAATAGGAAAATATCATGTACTCTCCGCTTTAAATTTCTACCGAGAGTATATTCCACCATGCCATTTGACCCATGGTCTGCATCGCTTGCATTAATTCTAACTACAAACCTACCAATATCAGCATTTTCTTGTAATGTAACTGAATAGACGTCCTGACTACATACAGGCTGATTATCATTTGCGTCAAGGACTGTGACAGTTATGTTCAGAGTACCTGATCTCGGTGGATTCCCCCCATCCAATGCTGTCAATAGTAATGAATGTTTGGTCTTCTGTTCCCTGTCCAAGGCTTTCTGTAAAATTAAAAACGGGATTGTATCCCCTTCCCCACTATCTCTCAGTTCTATATCGAAATGTTCATTTTGATTTAACTTATAGGAACGTATAGAATTAATTCCGGAGTCGAAATCACGCGCAGGCTGGAGTTCAAATCGAGCTCCTGGAGGTTTATTTTCAGCTATCTCTATGTGTAGATTTTTCTCAGAGAAACTTGGCGAGTGGTCATTTACATCCGTTATCTCTAAACCTACGTAGTGAACTTCAAGCGGGTTTTCAACGACGATTTTCAGGTCTATCATGCAAGCTACCTTGCCGCTACAAATCCTTTCTCTGTCGATATTCTTGTGAACATACAAGACGCCATTGTTCTGATCTACGTGGAAAAGAGCGTCCTTAGATCCAGAAACAATACGAAACCGTCTCTCCACCAAAGTACTGACGTCAAGACCCAAATCCTTAGCAACATTTCCAACAACAGATCCCTCTTTCACCTCCTCTGGAATAGAGTACCTTATCTGTGCTGAAACCTGCTCTCCGAAGCACAGCAGCAGAGAGAAACGCACAGCAACCCACCAGTACTCCCATCTGCGCCTTTGTCTTCCATCTCCCATCGTTAGACAGAAAAGTAAGCACAATCCTCAATGACAAAATACAATCCTAATGATCAGATGGCCAACTCGTTCTTGTCCATAAGGAGTTCAATGCGTCAGCACCGAAATAAAAGACGATTCTCTCTAACATAGCACGTCTTGTTCTGACGTCCGCACcactctctctgtatgtgtggaaCAAAACAGACCAGAGAAGGGAAGGGCCTAATCTACAAAGCAACAGTCTCCTTGTGTTACACTGACACCATGTGGTCCGGGATTCTGGTATCGACAACAACTAGATAGGCACCGAGAGAGTTATCAACGTACGTTTTGCGTCCAAACCAACAGAAACACCAACTCCAGTAAATTGTCGTTAAGAATGTCTAGTATGAAGATGAATGTGCGTAGATGTGAGCAGAAGAGATAGAGACTGAATTGAAGGACTACAGCAGAAGAACATGTAATAAACCTGAGGTACAGTAGTTAGCCTAGCAGTATAATGCTCTCACCAGCTAAACTAATCGGTGAGCTGGTAGTTCAGCACCATGGCCAGCATCCGCTGCTGCAAAGAGGTTGCGTTAGCCACGGACAAAACATGCTAATACATATGTTATGAGGTGCAAAGCTCTTACCTCTCCAGAAGCTCTCTTCCTGTGTTCTGAAGGAACCACTAGAGTATTCCCATTGCTGCCCGGGACAATAGTAGAACCTATACTCATTCTGGGTCCAACTAACATGTACCGATTGTCTCCGGATCTGTACTGGATGCTGTGGCACAGTGTCCCGTCGTTATTCGTATCTTGTAAATACTTGGAGGAATAGTCTGTGGGTTTGGAGCACTGCATTACAATCAACACGAAGATACTAATGAGAAAAAGCGTTGAAACTGACCCCAAAGTAatgatcaaataaaatgtaacGCTGTTCTCCTCTTCGTCATTTACTTCGCCTTTAACATCAGAAGCTGCAAAAGCCTCTTTGGGCTCCACAACATTAATATTCACAGTAGCTGCTGCTGAGAGTGAAACGTTCCCATTGTCTTTTACCAGTATGTCCAGTTTATGCTCAGCCTCGTCTGTCTCTGTGAATGACCGAAGTGTCCTTATCTGTCCCGTATAGCGGTCCAAAGCAAAGAGACTGTGGTCAGTAACTTCCTGCAGTGAAAATAATAACCAGCCGTTATATCCTATATCAGCGTCATAGGCTCTCACTTTAGTCACCAAATGGCCTGCGTTCACATTGCGGGGAATCTCCTCCACACCTTCAGCGGAACCGTTAGCGCTGACTGGATACAATATCACTGGAGCGTTGTCGTTTTGATCCAGAATGAACACGTTGACTGTGACGTTGCTGCTTTGTGACGGAGTTCCAGAGTCTGTAGCTACAACTTGGAATTTGAATGTTTTCAGAATTTCAAAGTCAAAGCTTTTGAGCGCGGAGATATGGCCATTATCAGAATTGATATTTAAAAAAGATGCCATATCATTCTGTGTCCCTTCTCCTCTAACAATGTGATATGAAATCGCGGCGTTTTCATTCAAGTCTTTATCAGAGGCGCTCACAGAGAATATGGATGCACCAGGAGCGTTATTTTCCACTAAGTACAGCTGAAGGGGGTTTTGGGAGAATTCTGGACTGTTATCGTTTACATCTGATATCTGCACGCTCAGAGTTTTGAATGTGGACAGAGGAGGCTGACCACAGTCAGTGgctgttattgtgatgtcataatgggaCACGAGTTCACGATCCAAACGTTGTTTGGTCACTAAAGAATACATATTATCTTGGTATGAGGGCTTTAATTCGAAAGGTACGTCGTCTGTTAGACGGCACAAAACTTTACAATTAATACCAGAGTCTTTATCTGTCACACTAATTAGAGAAATAATAGTTCCTGGTTTTGAATCTTCTGACACCATACTAGAGAGGGACGTCACCTCTATTTCGGGTTTATTGTCGTTTAAATCGAGTATCTTTATAATGACTCTACAATCCGTACTCATTGGGGGCTGCCCTTTGTCAGTGGCATGGACGTCTAGTTTATATGTATCAATGTCCTCGAAGTCAACGTAACCTTTAACACGAATTTCACCTGTAGCTTTATCTAAACTAAATACATCATATATCTTGGGAAGAGGTTCACTACCAAATAAATATTCAACGTCACCATTGGAACCGTCGTCCAAATCTGTTGCCTTAACGTTGAGTACAATAGTTCCGGGTTGGACATTTTCAGGCAGTGTGACCGAGTATACCTCATGACTAAATACAGGATTGTTGTCATTCGAATCGAGAACAGTGATAGTGACATTAAGAGTCCCTGACCTCTGTGGACTTCCACCATCGACTGCAGTTAAAACTAGTCTGTGTTCAGATTGTTTCTCTCTATCCAAGGGTTTTTGTAAAACTAAGAATGGAATTTTatcttctcctctgtctcttattTGCAAATCAAAATGTTCATTGTGACTCAATTTATAGACACGTACTGCATTAACACCAACATCAGGATCACGCGCGGCTGGTAACTGGAGACGCTTGCCAGAAAGAGTAGATTCCGAAATATCAACTAGTTTGTCTTTCTCTTGGAAATTGGGCGAGTGGTCATTGACGTCCGTGATTTCTATTCCGGCGTAATGTATTTCTAACGGATTTtcaacaaccattttcaggtttaTCAAACATGCAATATTGCCATCACAGAGCTCCTCTCTGTCGATATTTTTATGAACATACAAGACGCCATTGTTCTGATTTACCTGGAAAATATCTTCTTTAGATCCAGAAACGATACGAAACCGTCTCTCCACCAAAGTACTGACGTCAAGACCCAAATCCTTAGCAACATTTCCAACAACAGATCCCTCTTTCACCTCCTCTGGAATAGAGTACCTTATCTGTGCTGAAACCTGCTCTCCGAAGCACAGCAGCAGAGAGAAACGCACAGCAACCCACCAGTACTCCCATCTGCGCCTTTGTCCTCCATCTCCCATCGTTAAATAGAAACAAATAAGCACGATCAATAATGAAAGAATGCAATCCTGAGGATCAGATGGCCAACTCGTAATGATTCATACAGAATCTAATGTTTAGTCAGCGAATAAAAAATACAACATCTAATCTGACTATCACATCACGTCTTGTTCCGAGCTCCGCAAtactctctctgtatgtgtggaaCAAAACAGACCAGAGAGGGGACTAGTCTAAAAAGTACCAGACATTCTCCTTGTATTACACTGACACCACGTGGTCCGTGATTCTGGTAATCACAACATCTACATAACCCCAGAGAGTTGTTATCATTGTTTACGTTTACGATCCAAACCAATAAAAATGTAACATTCCAGCACAAATTAACCATCAAAGAACAAGTAAAGTTGAAGATGGATAGATATGGGAGGTGGAGGAAGAAACTGAATTGAAGGAGTGCACAGCAAAAGAACAGATAAAAAACCCGAGGTAGTAGCCTAGCATGCTAAGCAGCGAGTTTGTGataattcagcaccatggacagcgattGACACGGCTGGTTTGCACACCCGGACATTATGCACAGACAAAACATGATAACAAAGAACAAATTCCCTCAAAACATGTCTCTTTATCTGACTTAACAGGCAGAAAATTATAGAGACAGCTCTTACCTCTCCAGAAGCTATCCTCCTGTGTTCGGGTATCACTAGAGTATTTCCATTGCTGCCCGGGACAATAGTAGAACCTATACTCATTCTGGGTCCAACTAACATGTACCGTTTGTCTCCGGATCTGTACTGGATGCTGTGGCACAGTGTCCCGTCGTTATTCGTATCTTGTAAATACTTGGAGGAATAGTCTGTGGGTTTGGAGCACTGCATTACAATCAACACGATGATACTGATGAGAAAAAGCGTTGAAACTGACCCCAAAGTAatgatcaaataaaatgtaacGCTGTTCTCTTCCTCGTCATCTTTTACTGAACTTTTAACATCAGAAGCGGCAAAAGCCTCTTTGGGCTCCACAACCTTGATAATCACAGTAGCTGTTGCTGACAGTGAAACGTTCCCATTGTCTTTTACAAGTACGACCAGTTTATGCTCAGCCTCGTCTGTCTCTGTGAATGACCGAAGTGTCCGTATCTGTCCTGTATAGCGGTCCAAAGCGAAGAGACTGTGGTCAGTAACTTCCTGCAGTGAAAATAATAACCAGCCGTTATATCCTATATCAGCGTCATAGGCTCTCACTTTAGTCACCAAATGGCCTGCGTTCACATTGCGGGGAATCTCCTCCACACCTTCAGCAGAACTGTTAGCGCTGACTGGATACAAGATCACTGGAGCGTTGTCGTTCTGATCCAGAATGAACACGTTCACTGTGACGTTGGTGCTTTGTGACGGAAGTCCAGAGTCCGTAGCTACAACTTGGAATTGGAACGTTTTGAGGGATTCAAAATCAAAGCTTTTTAGCACGGAAATATGTCCATTATCAGAATTTATATTCAGAAAAGATGCCATATCATTCTGCGTCCC is part of the Salvelinus fontinalis isolate EN_2023a chromosome 6, ASM2944872v1, whole genome shotgun sequence genome and harbors:
- the LOC129857954 gene encoding protocadherin alpha-2-like isoform X7, translating into MGDGRQRRRWEYWWVAVRFSLLLCFGEQVSAQIRYSIPEEVKEGSVVGNVAKDLGLDVSTLVERRFRIVSGSKDALFHVDQNNGVLYVHKNIDRERICSGKVACMIDLKIVVENPLEVHYVGLEITDVNDHSPSFSEKNLHIEIAENKPPGARFELQPARDFDSGINSIRSYKLNQNEHFDIELRDSGEGDTIPFLILQKALDREQKTKHSLLLTALDGGNPPRSGTLNITVTVLDANDNQPVCSQDVYSVTLQENADIGRFVVRINASDADHGSNGMVEYTLGRNLKRRVHDIFLLDSITGEIKVRGPVDFEENEMYSLNVQASDKGQPPMTTDCRVIVKIQDVNDNRPQIEVTSLSNTVSEDSKPGTVISLISVTDQDSGINGKVISSITENVPFELKPSYKDNVYSIVTKGRLDRELVSHYDITITATDCGQPPLSTFKTLSVQISDVNDNSPEFSQNPLQLYLVENNAPGASIFSVSACDKDLNENAAISYHIVRGEGTQNDMASFLNINSDNGHISALKSFDFEILKTFQFQVVATDSGTPSLSSNVTVNVFILDQNDNAPVILYPVSANGSAEGVEEIPRNVNAGHLVIKVRAYDADIGYNGWLLFSLQEVTDHSLFALDRYTGQIRTLRSFTETDEAEHKLVILVKDNGNVSLSATATVIIKVVEPKEAFAASDVKSSVKDEEENSVTFYLIITLGSVSTLFLISIIVLIVMQCSKTTDYSSKYLQDVNNDGTLCHSIQYRSGDNRYMLVGPRMSIGSTIVPGSNGNTLVIPEHRRRASGEMRSETLRQDPRSRPQSLSHTQPRKLTPKVPNSDWRYSASLRAGMQSSVHMEESSVMQGAQGVLVQNWPTVSSAAGDAEGGEVSPPMGAGVDSNSWHFRYGAGGPGGPPQHLKPGEVPPEAFIIPGSPAIISIRQQGGEDDKSDFISFGKKEEAKKKKKKKKEKKDKKDKGKDDDE
- the LOC129857954 gene encoding protocadherin alpha-2-like isoform X42, with translation MGDGRQRRRWEYWWVAVRFSLLLCFGEQVSAQIRYSIPEEVKEGSVVGNVAKDLGLDVSTLVERRFRIVSGSKDALFHVNQNNGVLYVHKKIDREELCDGNIACLINLKMVVENPLEIHYVGVEITDVNDHSPIFPGNEQYLEIAEQTMLGTRFQIQAARDPDIAFNSVRLYKLSQNDHFEIEIRDDEDKIPFLVLKKALDRELKTKHRLLVTAVDGGRPPRSGTVNVTINVLDSNDNRPVCSQDTYSVRLQENAALGTVVVRVNATDLDEGSNGELEYTLGRNLKRKVYDIFELDSLTGEIKVKGEVDFEDTEVYKLDVQASDKGQPPLTVECRAIIKIIDVNDNQPEVEVTSLSNVVSEDSKPGTVISLISVTDKDSGINGKVLCSISNNVPFELKPSYEDNMYSLVTKQRLDRELMSGYDITITATDCGQPPLSTFKTLSVQISDVNDNSPEFSQTPLQLYLVENNAPGASIFSVSATDEDLHENAAISYHIVRGEGTQNDMASFLNINADNGDIAALKSFNFETLKTFQFQVVATDSGTPSLSRNVTINVFILDQNDNAPVILYPVSANGSAEGVEEIPRNVNAGHLVTKVRAHDADIGYNGWLLFSLQEVTDHSLFALDRYTGQIRTLRSFTETDEAEHKLVILVKDNGNVSLSATATVIIKVVEPKEAFAASDVKSSVKDEEENSVTFYLIITLGSVSTLFLISIIVLIVMQCSKPTDYSSKYLQDANNDGTLCHSIQYRSGDNRYMLVGPRMSIGSTIVPGSNGNTLVLPEHRRKATGEPKVPNSDWRYSASLRAGMQSSVHMEESSVMQGAQGVLVQNWPTVSSAAGDAEGGEVSPPMGAGVDSNSWHFRYGAGGPGGPPQHLKPGEVPPEAFIIPGSPAIISIRQQGGEDDKSDFISFGKKEEAKKKKKKKKEKKDKKDKGKDDDE
- the LOC129857954 gene encoding protocadherin alpha-13-like isoform X36, which produces MGDGRQRRRWEYWWVAVRFSLLLCFGEQVSAQIRYSIPEEVKEGSVVGNVAKDLGLDVSTLVERRFRIVSGSKDALFHVDQNNGVLYVHKNIDRERICSGKVACMIDLKIVVENPLEVHYVGLEITDVNDHSPSFSEKNLHIEIAENKPPGARFELQPARDFDSGINSIRSYKLNQNEHFDIELRDSGEGDTIPFLILQKALDREQKTKHSLLLTALDGGNPPRSGTLNITVTVLDANDNQPVCSQDVYSVTLQENADIGRFVVRINASDADHGSNGMVEYTLGRNLKRRVHDIFLLDSITGEIKVRGPVDFEENEMYSLNVQASDKGQPPMTTDCRVIVKIQDVNDNRPQIEVTSLSNTVSEDSKPGTVISLISVTDQDSGINGKVISSITENVPFELKPSYKDNVYSIVTKGRLDRELVSHYDITITATDCGQPPLSTFKTLSVQISDVNDNSPEFSQNPLQLYLVENNAPGASIFSVSACDKDLNENAAISYHIVRGEGTQNDMASFLNINSDNGHISALKSFDFEILKTFQFQVVATDSGTPSLSSNVTVNVFILDQNDNAPVILYPVSANGSAEGVEEIPRNVNAGHLVIKVRAYDADIGYNGWLLFSLQEVTDHSLFALDRYTGQIRTLRSFTETDEAEHKLVILVKDNGNVSLSATATVIIKVVEPKEAFAASDVKSSVKDEEENSVTFYLIITLGSVSTLFLISIIVLIVMQCSKTTDYSSKYLQDVNNDGTLCHSIQYRSGDNRYMLVGPRMSIGSTIVPGSNGNTLVIPEHRRRASGEPKVPNSDWRYSASLRAGMQSSVHMEESSVMQGAQGVLVQNWPTVSSAAGDAEGGEVSPPMGAGVDSNSWHFRYGAGGPGGPPQHLKPGEVPPEAFIIPGSPAIISIRQQGGEDDKSDFISFGKKEEAKKKKKKKKEKKDKKDKGKDDDE
- the LOC129857954 gene encoding protocadherin alpha-7-like isoform X32; amino-acid sequence: MGDGGQRRRWEYWWVAVRFSLLLCFGEQVSAQIRYSIPEEVKEGSVVGNVAKDLGLDVSTLVERRFRIVSGSKEDIFQVNQNNGVLYVHKNIDREELCDGNIACLINLKMVVENPLEIHYAGIEITDVNDHSPNFQEKDKLVDISESTLSGKRLQLPAARDPDVGVNAVRVYKLSHNEHFDLQIRDRGEDKIPFLVLQKPLDREKQSEHRLVLTAVDGGSPQRSGTLNVTITVLDSNDNNPVFSHEVYSVTLPENVQPGTIVLNVKATDLDDGSNGDVEYLFGSEPLPKIYDVFSLDKATGEIRVKGYVDFEDIDTYKLDVHATDKGQPPMSTDCRVIIKILDLNDNKPEIEVTSLSSMVSEDSKPGTIISLISVTDKDSGINCKVLCRLTDDVPFELKPSYQDNMYSLVTKQRLDRELVSHYDITITATDCGQPPLSTFKTLSVQISDVNDNSPEFSQNPLQLYLVENNAPGASIFSVSASDKDLNENAAISYHIVRGEGTQNDMASFLNINSDNGHISALKSFDFEILKTFKFQVVATDSGTPSQSSNVTVNVFILDQNDNAPVILYPVSANGSAEGVEEIPRNVNAGHLVTKVRAYDADIGYNGWLLFSLQEVTDHSLFALDRYTGQIRTLRSFTETDEAEHKLDILVKDNGNVSLSAAATVNINVVEPKEAFAASDVKGEVNDEEENSVTFYLIITLGSVSTLFLISIFVLIVMQCSKPTDYSSKYLQDTNNDGTLCHSIQYRSGDNRYMLVGPRMSIGSTIVPGSNGNTLVVPSEHRKRASGEPKVPNSDWRYSASLRAGMQSSVHMEESSVMQGAQGVLVQNWPTVSSAAGDAEGGEVSPPMGAGVDSNSWHFRYGAGGPGGPPQHLKPGEVPPEAFIIPGSPAIISIRQQGGEDDKSDFISFGKKEEAKKKKKKKKEKKDKKDKGKDDDE
- the LOC129857954 gene encoding protocadherin alpha-7-like isoform X16 produces the protein MGDGRQRRRWEYWWVAVRFSLLLCFGEQVSAQIRYSIPEEVKEGSVVGNVAKDLGLDVSTLVERRFRIVSGSKDALFHVNQNNGVLYVHKKIDREELCDGNIACLINLKMVVENPLEIHYVGVEITDVNDHSPIFPGNEQYLEIAEQTMLGTRFQIQAARDPDIAFNSVRLYKLSQNDHFEIEIRDDEDKIPFLVLKKALDRELKTKHRLLVTAVDGGRPPRSGTVNVTINVLDSNDNRPVCSQDTYSVRLQENAALGTVVVRVNATDLDEGSNGELEYTLGRNLKRKVYDIFELDSLTGEIKVKGEVDFEDTEVYKLDVQASDKGQPPLTVECRAIIKIIDVNDNQPEVEVTSLSNVVSEDSKPGTVISLISVTDKDSGINGKVLCSISNNVPFELKPSYEDNMYSLVTKQRLDRELMSGYDITITATDCGQPPLSTFKTLSVQISDVNDNSPEFSQTPLQLYLVENNAPGASIFSVSATDEDLHENAAISYHIVRGEGTQNDMASFLNINADNGDIAALKSFNFETLKTFQFQVVATDSGTPSLSRNVTINVFILDQNDNAPVILYPVSANGSAEGVEEIPRNVNAGHLVTKVRAHDADIGYNGWLLFSLQEVTDHSLFALDRYTGQIRTLRSFTETDEAEHKLVILVKDNGNVSLSATATVIIKVVEPKEAFAASDVKSSVKDEEENSVTFYLIITLGSVSTLFLISIIVLIVMQCSKPTDYSSKYLQDANNDGTLCHSIQYRSGDNRYMLVGPRMSIGSTIVPGSNGNTLVLPEHRRKATGEMRSETLRQDPRSRPQSLSHTQPRKLTPKVPNSDWRYSASLRAGMQSSVHMEESSVMQGAQGVLVQNWPTVSSAAGDAEGGEVSPPMGAGVDSNSWHFRYGAGGPGGPPQHLKPGEVPPEAFIIPGSPAIISIRQQGGEDDKSDFISFGKKEEAKKKKKKKKEKKDKKDKGKDDDE
- the LOC129857954 gene encoding protocadherin alpha-7-like isoform X5; the protein is MGDGGQRRRWEYWWVAVRFSLLLCFGEQVSAQIRYSIPEEVKEGSVVGNVAKDLGLDVSTLVERRFRIVSGSKEDIFQVNQNNGVLYVHKNIDREELCDGNIACLINLKMVVENPLEIHYAGIEITDVNDHSPNFQEKDKLVDISESTLSGKRLQLPAARDPDVGVNAVRVYKLSHNEHFDLQIRDRGEDKIPFLVLQKPLDREKQSEHRLVLTAVDGGSPQRSGTLNVTITVLDSNDNNPVFSHEVYSVTLPENVQPGTIVLNVKATDLDDGSNGDVEYLFGSEPLPKIYDVFSLDKATGEIRVKGYVDFEDIDTYKLDVHATDKGQPPMSTDCRVIIKILDLNDNKPEIEVTSLSSMVSEDSKPGTIISLISVTDKDSGINCKVLCRLTDDVPFELKPSYQDNMYSLVTKQRLDRELVSHYDITITATDCGQPPLSTFKTLSVQISDVNDNSPEFSQNPLQLYLVENNAPGASIFSVSASDKDLNENAAISYHIVRGEGTQNDMASFLNINSDNGHISALKSFDFEILKTFKFQVVATDSGTPSQSSNVTVNVFILDQNDNAPVILYPVSANGSAEGVEEIPRNVNAGHLVTKVRAYDADIGYNGWLLFSLQEVTDHSLFALDRYTGQIRTLRSFTETDEAEHKLDILVKDNGNVSLSAAATVNINVVEPKEAFAASDVKGEVNDEEENSVTFYLIITLGSVSTLFLISIFVLIVMQCSKPTDYSSKYLQDTNNDGTLCHSIQYRSGDNRYMLVGPRMSIGSTIVPGSNGNTLVVPSEHRKRASGEMRSETLRQDPRSRPQSLSHTQPRKLTPKVPNSDWRYSASLRAGMQSSVHMEESSVMQGAQGVLVQNWPTVSSAAGDAEGGEVSPPMGAGVDSNSWHFRYGAGGPGGPPQHLKPGEVPPEAFIIPGSPAIISIRQQGGEDDKSDFISFGKKEEAKKKKKKKKEKKDKKDKGKDDDE